The proteins below are encoded in one region of Colias croceus chromosome 17, ilColCroc2.1:
- the LOC123699099 gene encoding WD repeat-containing protein 91 codes for MAHLQFVDELVREYLLFRGFTSTVKAFENDLKADKDKGFRVDKIVEQIVHYINVSDLNGLKEYWTHLDNLVFSKLEVHVQPAVRKIEYSLYKLYLVTAAQSTGGVKNEKVAEFFAKMLPELQGQSEWRDWFMLPYIQKPEENPSFSLYFTRAWQDSVLVSLHNLLATVFQCMPQPTLTSYESDAALVKRLQEEIASLKGKSLQPQNDKISPSGHQSRLSQYSERLSGPLPLIDDFSAIPAEQLDSGLREAKGLRGLLRQMGGSPVMGRKPGRSHSQN; via the exons ATGGCACATTTACAGTTTGTAGATGAATTGGTGCGAGAATATCTATTGTTTAGGGGATTTACTTCTACTGTAAAGGCATTTGAAAATGATCTGAAAGCTGATAAAGACAAAGGTTTCAGGGTTGATAAAATTGTTGAACAAATTgtacattatattaatgtttCTGATCTCAATGGATTAAAAGAATACTGGACCCATCTGGATAACTTAGTTTTTTCCAAACTTGAAGTTCATGTTCAACCAG CTGTTCGTAAAATAGAATATAGTCTTTATAAACTGTACTTGGTAACAGCTGCACAAAGTACAGGTGGTGTGAAGAATGAGAAAGTTGCGGAGTTTTTTGCAAAAATGCTGCCTGAATTGCAAGGACAAAGTGAATGGAGGGATTGGTtta tGTTACCCTACATACAAAAGCCGGAAGAAAATCCCTCATTCAGTTTGTACTTCACAAGGGCATGGCAAGATAGCGTGCTAGTATCCTTACATAATCTACTAGCTACAGTATTCCAATGTATGCCGCAACCAACGCTCACAAGCTATGAGAGTGATGCAGCTTTGGTTAAGAGATTGCAAGAGGAAATAGCCTCATTGAAAGGAAAG TCACTACAACCACAGAATGATAAAATATCTCCAAGTGGGCATCAATCACGTCTCTCGCAGTATTCAGAAAGACTGAGTGGCCCACTCCCACTGATTGACGATTTTTCAGCCATACCAGCTGAGCAGTTAGATAGTGGGCTTCGAGAAGCAAAAGGGCTTCGAGGCTTGCTTCGACAAATGGGTGGGAGCCCAGTTATGGGCAGGAAACCAGGAAGATCTCATagtcaaaattaa
- the LOC123699237 gene encoding GTP-binding protein Rit2, whose product MTEAAGTSRGLRVYKIVVLGDGGVGKSAVTLQFVSHSFLDYHDPTIEDSYQQQAVIDGEPALLDILDTAGQVEFNAMREQYMRCGEGFMLCYSVTDRRSFRAASEYKRLLAQARPSETLPLVLVGNKLDLAPRFRQVTTEEGKALATQLGCPFFETSAALRHFVDDAFHALIREVRRLERQRQSSLVGTGVSTGGGRRRWRRLRSIFALVFRRRRRHTP is encoded by the exons ATGACGGAGGCTGCAGGCACGTCGCGAGGCCTCCGTGTCTACAAGATCGTGGTGCTGGGCGACGGCGGAGTGGGCAAATCCGCGGTCACTCTCCAGTTTGTTAGTCACAGCTTCTTGGATTATCACGACCCGACGATAG AGGATTCATACCAGCAGCAAGCAGTAATTGATGGTGAACCAGCTTTGCTAGATATACTTGATACTGCAGGAcaa GTAGAGTTCAATGCAATGCGAGAACAATACATGCGATGTGGAGAAGGGTTCATGTTATGCTATTCTGTGACTGACAGACGGTCATTCCGTGCGGCTTCAGAGTACAAACGCTTACTCGCTCAGGCTAGACCTTCAGAGACTCTTCCTCTAGTCCTAGTGGGGAATAAATTGGACTTGGCACCAAGATTTAGACAG GTAACAACAGAAGAAGGCAAGGCGTTGGCAACACAACTCGGGTGTCCGTTCTTCGAGACGTCGGCCGCGTTACGTCATTTTGTAGATGACGCCTTTCACGCGCTTATCAGAGAAGTCCGCCGCCTTGAGAGACAGAGAcag TCATCCCTAGTGGGTACGGGCGTATCGACTGGCGGTGGTCGGCGCCGTTGGCGACGCTTACGCAGCATATTCGCGCTCGTGTTCCGACGCAGACGACGTCACACCCCTTGA